One Gimesia aquarii DNA segment encodes these proteins:
- a CDS encoding phage tail tube protein, producing the protein MTTPTIGTLGLMAFDTALPFDGSSIALEIILPESLKETAEIIQTSGLTGTVEQNKERTREGLKRINGSVKLACSRLMLDTLLPYICGTAEAANVFALADTIPEFYLMIDRGAKVFTYSGCRIAKATFSGTKGDFLFLDLEIEAETETVGNAGTYPTLTVPTEKPYLFADGVLTLQGSTRVFENFSLTIENQLNTELFGNNLTRYDIPLVNRVITLATDHPWDTDNTDLIKQDLDGAAGTLVFTNSTVVTDVLTFAMAAIQYANVSPTLPGKDVVNLPLEGMVKSSGTTKPLIITNAHAI; encoded by the coding sequence ATGACGACTCCAACTATCGGAACTCTGGGCTTAATGGCATTCGATACTGCCCTGCCCTTCGACGGGAGTTCTATAGCACTTGAGATCATTCTTCCAGAATCGTTAAAAGAGACTGCCGAAATCATCCAGACTAGTGGATTGACTGGTACGGTGGAGCAGAACAAGGAACGCACACGTGAAGGTCTCAAACGAATCAACGGTTCGGTTAAGTTAGCCTGCTCTCGACTCATGTTGGATACCTTGCTCCCTTACATCTGTGGTACGGCTGAGGCTGCGAACGTATTCGCCCTGGCTGATACGATACCTGAGTTTTATCTTATGATCGATCGAGGGGCGAAAGTCTTCACCTATTCAGGGTGTCGTATTGCGAAAGCGACATTCTCAGGTACAAAAGGTGATTTTCTCTTTCTGGACCTCGAGATCGAAGCGGAAACGGAAACAGTTGGAAATGCTGGGACTTATCCCACATTGACGGTACCTACCGAGAAACCGTATCTGTTTGCCGATGGAGTTTTGACTCTTCAAGGCAGTACTCGTGTGTTTGAGAACTTCAGTTTGACGATTGAGAATCAACTCAACACGGAATTGTTCGGTAATAATCTCACGCGATACGACATCCCCCTGGTCAATCGAGTGATCACGCTAGCCACTGATCATCCATGGGATACAGACAACACAGACCTCATCAAGCAAGATCTCGACGGAGCAGCTGGCACGCTGGTCTTTACCAATTCTACGGTAGTGACAGATGTGTTGACTTTTGCAATGGCGGCCATTCAGTATGCAAATGTGTCACCAACACTACCAGGTAAAGATGTAGTGAACTTACCGCTCGAGGGAATGGTAAAAAGTTCTGGTACTACAAAACCGTTGATCATAACTAATGCTCACGCGATTTAA
- a CDS encoding phage major capsid protein, translating into MSELLEEKVKSLSSNIEDLVKSVDQLNSPDMSGIHHDTQGRLTSYWEAEDNHTPQFLLSKSHVKNFRTFPTGYKPFSQFNSFGEFIRCGFKDRSEVIAKTKKSWGMCKAIQGMSEIVGADGGISVLPEFHQEILTRIYQNDIFSRTDHYQVAGNNMTFPTDSETSRANGSRAGGLRAYWVGEGDPLTGNSPKLGEATLKLHKLAVLVYLTEELINDNGMALESYVNKKVTEEIEFTLGESIFNGNGVGKPLGVMQSAARVTVPKEAGQAANTIVAENVLNMWSRLKASSRLNAAWFINQDTEPQLHQMSLGVSTAGGQLVYMPPTGLSGAPYATLMGRPVIPTEFNETLGTEGDILLASLDDYITISKGGIEQAESMHVEFLTDQLALRFIMRIDGKPWETQPITPYKGTATQSSFVTLATRA; encoded by the coding sequence ATGTCTGAGTTACTAGAAGAGAAAGTAAAGTCTTTGTCATCAAACATCGAAGATTTAGTGAAAAGTGTCGACCAGTTAAACAGCCCTGATATGAGTGGAATTCATCATGATACACAGGGCAGACTTACCAGTTACTGGGAAGCCGAAGATAATCACACACCTCAATTTTTATTAAGTAAATCCCACGTTAAAAACTTCCGAACTTTTCCAACTGGGTATAAGCCTTTTTCTCAATTCAACTCTTTTGGAGAATTTATTCGTTGTGGTTTTAAGGACCGAAGTGAAGTGATTGCGAAGACAAAAAAATCTTGGGGCATGTGTAAGGCGATTCAAGGTATGTCAGAAATTGTAGGCGCTGATGGAGGTATCTCTGTTTTACCAGAATTTCATCAGGAGATATTGACTCGCATCTATCAGAATGACATTTTCAGCCGGACAGACCATTATCAAGTGGCTGGGAATAATATGACATTCCCGACTGATTCTGAAACCAGTCGTGCCAATGGATCACGCGCTGGCGGTTTACGTGCTTATTGGGTTGGAGAAGGTGATCCACTAACAGGAAATTCACCGAAACTAGGCGAAGCGACACTAAAACTACATAAATTAGCAGTGTTAGTTTATTTGACTGAAGAATTAATAAATGACAATGGAATGGCACTCGAATCCTATGTCAATAAAAAAGTGACTGAAGAAATAGAGTTTACTTTGGGTGAGTCGATCTTTAATGGAAACGGAGTGGGGAAACCTTTAGGGGTTATGCAGTCAGCGGCACGTGTAACAGTTCCAAAAGAAGCAGGCCAAGCAGCCAATACGATTGTAGCTGAAAATGTCCTGAATATGTGGAGTAGACTAAAAGCTTCTTCGAGACTAAATGCAGCCTGGTTTATTAACCAGGACACAGAACCGCAACTTCATCAAATGAGTTTGGGAGTATCTACAGCTGGTGGGCAATTAGTTTATATGCCACCAACAGGTTTGTCAGGTGCTCCCTATGCAACTTTGATGGGGCGTCCAGTGATTCCAACGGAATTTAACGAAACATTAGGGACAGAAGGTGATATTCTACTAGCTAGTCTCGATGATTATATCACTATCAGTAAGGGGGGAATCGAACAGGCAGAGTCAATGCATGTAGAGTTTCTTACTGATCAGTTAGCTTTACGTTTCATCATGCGTATTGATGGAAAACCTTGGGAAACTCAACCAATAACACCTTATAAAGGCACTGCCACTCAGTCTAGTTTTGTCACTCTGGCTACCCGTGCATAG
- a CDS encoding phage head-tail connector protein, whose product MALTSRANIKTMIGVDDTSLDNVIDLLIPQADAIIKGYLQRDVEQETYTEFYNGTGNQALILNQAPVQEIISVHEDRDGYYGDGMDAFPASTALTQGTDFVLKKDEISVTAISKSGILYRIGKTWFRPRYRQHGQLSNAPGIGIGNIKVSYIAGWSVVPTDIQFAANKLVISMLESRSKAGRLQSENIEDYSYRLANGEDEVQALDSVKTSLARYKRIVI is encoded by the coding sequence ATGGCACTCACTTCTAGGGCGAACATCAAAACAATGATTGGCGTCGATGATACTTCACTCGATAACGTGATCGATTTGTTGATACCTCAGGCTGATGCCATTATCAAAGGATATCTTCAGCGAGATGTTGAACAGGAGACTTATACTGAATTTTATAATGGGACAGGTAATCAGGCTCTTATCTTAAACCAAGCACCCGTCCAAGAGATCATTTCGGTTCACGAAGATCGAGATGGTTATTATGGGGATGGCATGGATGCTTTCCCCGCGTCTACAGCTTTGACCCAGGGGACCGACTTTGTGTTAAAAAAGGACGAAATCAGTGTGACCGCAATAAGTAAGAGTGGCATTCTCTATCGTATTGGTAAGACCTGGTTTCGGCCTCGTTATCGACAACACGGACAGCTTTCCAATGCTCCCGGAATAGGAATCGGTAATATTAAAGTCTCATACATAGCGGGTTGGTCTGTTGTACCTACAGATATTCAGTTTGCGGCAAACAAACTTGTTATCTCCATGCTTGAGTCCCGTAGTAAAGCAGGACGATTACAGTCAGAGAACATTGAGGACTACTCATACAGACTTGCAAATGGAGAAGATGAAGTACAAGCATTAGATTCAGTCAAAACATCACTGGCTCGATATAAGAGGATTGTGATCTGA
- a CDS encoding YkgJ family cysteine cluster protein, producing MGICDSCHSGCCRSFAVPISGADIHRFTHHQNKSFWDFACRWEDSEGLISRNLAPHFFFADDPTIPFVVCLKHVPSHSFPGTTKCRFLMECLPDEEYPKGLGRCSIYGDRPHTCRSFPAKLNDSNELAILYEIPSNGRDGEPAYDLCPRQWSASDLEPNDTIQSLVIAQYEMTFFKKIAAIWNQDPGEWNNFPEFIDIIYSNRISSESKNHSEPIPHEIEEKEPHTDQDSGKFRKAA from the coding sequence ATGGGCATTTGTGATTCGTGCCATTCAGGATGTTGCCGATCATTCGCAGTTCCTATTTCTGGTGCAGACATTCATCGATTTACTCATCATCAGAATAAGTCTTTCTGGGACTTTGCCTGTAGGTGGGAAGATTCAGAGGGACTAATTTCTAGAAATCTTGCGCCACATTTCTTCTTTGCAGACGATCCTACAATTCCTTTCGTGGTCTGTTTAAAGCATGTTCCCAGTCACTCATTCCCAGGAACTACAAAGTGCCGTTTTCTAATGGAGTGTCTTCCAGATGAAGAATACCCCAAAGGGCTGGGACGTTGTAGTATTTATGGCGATCGTCCGCATACTTGTCGCAGTTTTCCTGCAAAACTAAACGATTCGAATGAGCTGGCAATTCTTTACGAGATTCCAAGTAATGGACGCGATGGTGAACCAGCTTACGACTTATGTCCGCGACAGTGGAGTGCTTCAGATTTAGAACCGAATGATACAATTCAGAGTTTAGTAATCGCTCAATATGAAATGACTTTCTTTAAAAAAATTGCAGCGATTTGGAATCAAGATCCGGGGGAATGGAATAATTTCCCAGAGTTTATTGACATCATCTATTCAAATCGAATTTCTTCAGAATCAAAAAATCACTCTGAGCCGATTCCACATGAAATCGAAGAAAAAGAACCACATACGGATCAGGACTCTGGAAAATTTCGCAAAGCGGCTTAA
- a CDS encoding phage virion morphogenesis protein — protein MPKEIRIEELSDFLNDTVKVTKHPESQKVMTGILDMTKEQVRIGFESGRAPDGSKWPALKHPRPPGHNQNNKPLIDTGNLMDSVTVDHEEHVEGVTDEALTLGTYVEYARVHQQGSGNIPQRQFLGFNKKVMDHATEAVADDVINQIDNI, from the coding sequence ATGCCTAAAGAAATCAGAATCGAAGAACTCTCCGACTTCCTCAACGACACAGTCAAAGTCACAAAACACCCCGAATCCCAAAAAGTCATGACCGGGATTTTGGATATGACCAAGGAACAGGTCAGGATCGGATTTGAATCAGGGAGAGCCCCCGATGGTTCAAAATGGCCTGCGTTAAAACATCCGCGTCCACCGGGGCATAATCAGAACAATAAGCCATTGATCGATACGGGGAATCTGATGGATAGTGTGACAGTCGACCACGAGGAACACGTTGAAGGAGTCACCGACGAAGCATTAACACTGGGGACTTATGTGGAATATGCGAGAGTCCATCAGCAAGGTTCAGGGAATATTCCTCAGCGTCAATTCTTGGGATTCAATAAAAAAGTAATGGATCATGCCACCGAAGCAGTGGCTGATGATGTAATCAACCAAATCGATAACATATGA